The Nicotiana tomentosiformis chromosome 9, ASM39032v3, whole genome shotgun sequence genome contains the following window.
agtcatctcctcgaccggctgacccctccactgaaccttcaaggatgcaatgttcttcgaccttagctttcgaacctgcctgtccaaaatagccaccggctcctcaacataagataaatccttatccaactggactgagctgaaatccaacacatgagatggatcgccatgatactttcgaagcatagaaacatggaatactggatgaacccctccaagactgggaggcaaggcaagctcataagcaacatcTCCAACATGCCGCAACACCtcgaatgggccgataaacctcgggctcatcttgcccttcttttcgaacctcataacacctttcatgggtgacacccggagcaggacccgctctccaaccatgaatgcggcatcacgaaccttccgatcagcataactcttctatctggactgggctgtgcgaagtcgatcctgaatcacatTAACCTTCTCCTgagaatcctgaaccaagtttgtacccaataacctagcctcgctcggctcgaaccaacccactggagaccaacaccgcctaccatgtagagcctcatacggtgccatctggatgctcgacggataactgttgttgtaggcaaactccgcaagtaaaAAGAATTGATCCTatgaacctccaaactccatcacacacacgcgtagcatatcctctaatatctgagtagtgcactcggactgtccgtccgtctgagggtgaaatgctgcgCTCAACTCTACTCGAGTACCCAATTCATGATGtgcggccctccagaaccgtgatgtaaactgcgtactcCACCAAAGAAAAGGGATCATTTAGAGCGTTATCCTAGGATTTTCAAGTgggatatttttgtcatttggctTTATCTTAGCAGGGAGCAAAAGTACTTCATTATCTCTGCATACTGTAAGattttcataaatcagtaagatTTTCTTCGTGGTATATGTTTGAAAACTTTTCTTTGTCCTGTATGTTATGTTATAGTTTCAAACAAGTGGTATAGTGAGTCCGTTGCTTGATCTGCCAGCAATTCTTTACTTTATATTTAAAGCCACAATTACTTGATTAGTTCAGTATTCAATCTGAATGTTCTGTTTCTGATAATCTAGTGTAGATTTTCCAGCCGCTTTTCAAGATTGGGCAAATACAAATCCTTCAGATCTTTTCCAGGCACCGATACTTAAGAAGGAATCAAACCCAAAGGTGGTACTAATCCTTGTTCCTATATATTAAAGTTACAgagatttttccttttgaatggCTTTTATCATATTTCTGGCTATCTCTATACAACCTCACTACCTTCGTTTCAAGTATTATAAATCGCTCCGTGTTAGGGAAAatttgtctttctttttcactTCCAGAATTGCTGGGATCATAAAAATAAAAGTGGATACAAAAGTATCTTTTTCCCCCAATTATCCTGTAACAAAATTGGGTCATTGATACGTCTTGACATATTTGTATGAACTTAAAACTTGTGCTAATTTCTCAACTAAAAATTCCCTTACAACTTTTATGAGGATTATGTGGTGTTCTTACTCATGGCTTTTTCTTAATTGGGGCAATAGAACTGGGAAGAAATTTGATACCTTAACAAAATCATTGTCAAACTACTTACGCAGAATGAAGAGGTTGATCAACGTGCCCGTGACTGAAACTCAGATCGCTTTCATTAGAAGTAGACAATCGTTAATGTAGTCTTAATAGCCGCTGAAATTCTTGACACAAGGGAGAGACAATGTAGGATTCGTCTCTTTATCGACCAGAAGTTTATCTGGTTCGAGAAATACTGTATGTAGTATCTGTCAAACATAAAGTCAGTTAATTTTATTATGTAAGTTTCTCTTGCATCTTGTTTTGTTGATCTGGATTTTTATTTGTTTTCATGTTTAAATAGCAAGTGCTGACTGACCCTCCGGATACAAGGCTCATATTTGTAGGCATCTAAGCCAGGAAGCTCGTGGTTGTTCACATCTGGTACTATGGTTGGATTGTGATCGTGAAGGAGAAAATATATGCTTTGAAGGTAATGTTTGATCGTGACATTATTATTTAACTGCAGCTAAGGACGTACCACAATGGAGAAGCTCATAGATTGACTGGGCTAGGGATAAACGTGTCAAGCTCATGGCCATTCCTCAGAGGAATGAGAATATAGAGACTTAAACATAGTTTGCTTAACTGATATGGTAGATATTTAGTGGGAAAGAGTGGGAAGAGGGGAGAAGTAGAAAAATGTGAGAGAAAAAAGTACAGATAGAGAGACTAGGTGGAATGTGCTGCTGGAACAGAGTTGAATTGTAGCAGTTAATAAGTGGTATTTAGAGATAGTGAGAGGAAGCGGAATAGGCAATCACACTCTACTTTGAATCATTCTTATTCAAAATGCCAAATAAAACCGCCAAATATTCTACGATATGAGTATATATGTCTATTTGTACAAAAACTGATGAACTTCACTCTGCACCAATATCACTTGATAGAACTTCCAATAATCCACCTTTTGAATCTTTGTGAGGTTGCTTTAGTTCTTTAAGTTTTAAATTTTCTTTATCATAATCTTTCTTCTTGCTTTTATACTTATTGGTTTAGTCATAGAGTGCACTGGATTTCACACAAATGATGGTAGAAGAATATACCGGGCTCGATTCTCATCTGTTACTGAAAAAGATATTCTGAAGGCAATGAGCAGCCTTGTTGAACCCAACAGAGATGAGGCATTGGCAGTAGATGCACGTCAAGAGATTGATTTGAAAGTTGGAGTTGCATTTACACGTTTCCAGACTAGCTATTTCAATGGGAAATATGGAAATCTTGATGCAAGGGTTATCTCGTTGGTTCTCTCGCCACCTTCTTCCTACTGTTTGCCTATCACATTGTACCTTTATTCTTTTAACTGAACTTTTCATGTATGATTTAGAGAAATTGCTTAGCATAATCGTAAATGCTTTGCCTATCGTCATAGCTATTGATTTGCTTATCGTCATGTCTGTTGAAAATTCTTTGCTTGTTGTCATAGCTGCTGTAGCTTCTGCTCTATGCTGATTGTGGGGTCTTGAACATGTTATGTCCTTTCAAATGACAAGCTTTCTGCCATGTGTCACAGAAGAGCTCCCACATTGTATTCTTCAGGTTTATGTGTTGATTGTTTAGATAGCATGATAATCTGGCTTTAACCTTTTTCCCCTTTTCGTTTGGGTTAATAACACGGATGGTCATTTTTGGCTAATTACATGGATGGTCATTTTGGGTTAATTACAGGGATGGTCATTCAACTTCACTTTATTgcaccaaaatcactaaattattttttgtaatgaaaAAATTACTCAACTTTACCTAAGTATCACTGAAGTCATTAAACTATTTTCTCGTAACATTCTCTCAATTTTGCTTAATATCAGTCACTAGTGGTTGCACCTCCTTGTGTGATTATAATTAGTGACCATATATGATACTTTggcaaagtaaaataattttttattacaaAAATTAGGCTACTGACTTCCTACGTGATGCTAGgcaaagttgaatgactttttCCTTACAAAAAATAGTTTAGTAACTTTAGTGTGATAAAATGAAAGTTGAGTGATCATTTATGAAATTAATCCCTTATCTTTCCTATGGTTATTAGCACTATCTGTCTAGTCTTCAATTGTACTTAAATCATACATACTGGTGGATAACTTCTATTAAACACAACCTTGTTCTTTACGAGTTATGACTTGCTATTATATACCCATTCTTCAACTTTCTTATGCTGCTCCACAAGTCTCTGTCAGTTTCATAGTTCGTACTAATGTGAACCATCATGAGGAATTGCTTTTACAAGTCAATTTTCTTTTCTTGCTCCTTTCCTCTTTTTTACTACAAATTACTCTTTAGCAGTATATTATCAAAATTATCTCCTTTCAAATGGAACACACATCTTCTTTATAATTTCAGCTATGGTCCATGTCAAACTCCTACTCTTGGATTTTGTGTGGATCGTTACCTGCAAATTGCTATGTTCAAGCCCGAAAAGTTTTGGATGCTGCATCCATACATAATGTACAAGGGGTATGAACTCAAATTAGAATGGGAACGTGGCAGGTTGTTTGATGCTGATGTAAGTTCCTCATGTTTGGCCTTTTGAGAGGTTTTGTCCCAAGATGTCAAGTCCATGCCTCTGTTGCTAATACCTTTTCAATTGATAGGTTGCTGCAATGTTTCGGAATAGACTAATGGAGGACGGGACTATGAGAGTTGTTCGTGTATCAGAAAAGCTGGAATCTAAAGGTCGTCCTTCGGGTCTAAACACAGTAAATCTTCTAAAGGTTGGTAATTTAGGCTTTCTACCAATTTTATACTTGGGCTTCCAATTTATTGAGAGATACTTAGATTTCTGGCTTTGTTTTTGGTATACCAAAAGAAAACAAATTGTCTTGGATAGATTTCCTCATTGATGTATTTTATTCATTAAAGCACGCTACATGCTTAAAAATTGTCAGGAGAGAATTCAACCAAGATTTTTTCGGACTTCTGAACCAAATATATGAAACTAAGTTTGCCAAAATAGTCTTTGGTGCTCAAAAAATTCACCAGTTACACACCTTCAGATGTGGTGCTAGCAATCTTGGCTGTTCTGAAAGTGAAAtgcataacttttatttgttgctccTTCCACGCTCCTTCCACTTTTGGCACCAACAACTTGTTATCTTGCCCACTATCATTAGCTACAAGGTGGCCTAAGATTCAGACCTCATTTGTTAAAATACTGTGGCCtccattcctcatttgttaatCTGAATCCattaagattcagacctccatTACTGTGGCCTAAGAGATTCTTTTATAGAGTTTTGGGGTTTCATATTTGTTAAAATACTGGATAATTTGCACAAAGAAGCCAACTTGTCAAGGGTGTGGATTGCAAGCAAGCCTTTTTAAATGTGTGCCTATGCATGTTTTTATGAGTGTTGACCTGTCAAAATTCGTATCTTAAGTAGCATCCCAATCACTTCATGCTAATTAATCTTCTATGCGTTTGAAGTGGTCTACAATCTACATCTGCACCTTATTAACATTGTAACTCCCAGGTGAATGTAGAAATGTTTCCTTTTATTGCAATTATGGAGAATGTGTAATCTAAAACTGTTTCTACCTGGAGTCATTGTTCGTGATGTTGCCTATGTTGCCATCTTCTCTGCTCTAGACTTTCAAGTAATTAGATGCCCTTTATGTGTTCAAGCAACGAAGTTCCATCTTTTGGATTTTCATGTATAGGGGTCAATATTTTGTAATCTGTCTAGAACATCGTACTTAAGTCAATAAAACTATGAACCCTTGAGACTTATGATTTACATGATTCTTTTTATGATTTAAATGTATTTTCCTTACACTTACTTTGGATTTAAATCTTCTGGTTCTGATTTTTACCAATTCCAGGTAGCTTCAAGTGCACTGGGCTTTGGTCCCCAGCTAACTATGCAATTGGCTGAGCGCCTGTACACTCAAGGTTTTGTCAGGTTTTACTGTCTGTTCTCTGACTGTTGTGTTCTCTCACATCTCTGAACTTTTGTGTTTAATATTTTCACTCAATTTTCTTGGTTGAGGATGTCTTAATAAACTGTCCTTTCTCTTCTGAATACAAGAACATGTACGTATGGGATTACTTGCTCATTGAACTTCGCTTATGTTGTAttaatactgagtgattgagttcCGTAATGCACTAATGTTAGTTTAAAGTTTAATACTGCACTAGAAGTATCTAATAACTTTGCTGTAGCACAAGTGTACCTATGGAACTGATGAAAGTGGCTAAGTTCTAATTTTACTTTTCATAAAATGGTGGGTTTTGGTGTATTTCAGAACATCGATATGGTTCATTTGTCTGCATTCTTGTCTTGCTCTCTTGCAATCTTGCAGTCTTCACATATTATACTTTCCTAATTGGACTAATGAAGAGAGCGTGCTTAAGTCTAtgtttttgtcttctttttgcTGTATTTTGCACTAGCTTGGTGCATGTTTCCTTCTGTTCTTTTCATTAGCAAAACCTCAGCTTTGACTGATAAAAgaaaattttgatgatgttaaaATGATTTTTAATTGGTAAGAGAAAATTCAGAAGAACTTACTGAGGGGTGCAATCCTTTATAGAGAGAATTAAAAATTAACAATCAGAGAAGGTACAAAGAAGTGCTCATTTACCCTTTGTTGATGAATTAAATAGTGCGCATTTACAGTTCGTTTTATTTTTATACCAAACCTGTTCAATTCCTCAATTGGAAATTCAAATTTCCAGTTTCCTTTCAGTGAACTCTTGTCTGACTTTGCATGTAATACTAAGCTCATATATGAGTTTGGCATTAAAAAACATTGTACTTCTTGAACTTCCAGTGCAGTTTACAAAATCATCCTTTTTCTTTTTGGCTTATTTCTTCTTTTCATTACTTCAGCTATCCACGTACAGAGAGCACAGCATATCCTTCTTCCTTTGACTTCAAAGGAACACTGGTAGCATTGGTGCATAATCCTGCATTTGGGGGTTATGCGCAAAAGCTTTTAACTGAAAGTTATAATAAGCCGCGGGCAGGAACTGATGCAGGTGATCATCCTCCAATAACTCCAATGCGTTCAGCTAGTGAGGATAGTTTGGGGAATGATGCATGGAAACTGTACCAGTACATCTGCCAGCATTTTCTGGGAACTCTCTCTCCCGATTGCAAATATAGAAGGTTGAATTTTTATTTCTTGATGGACGTCTTCGTAACTCCTCTTGCTTTGGGCTTATCTTACATATCCTTTAACTAATCCACGACTTTGGGTAACTCTAATCCTGGTTTCTTCCTAGATCATGTCAAGCAGCTCTTTTATGTCTTCATATTATAGATTTCAGATTCAAATATAGCTTTTAGGCGATTTTCTCTTGTTACTAGCACAATACGTGCAAAGGGCAGAGGACTGTTACTGACAATTCGAATCTTGGCACTATTAATCTAGTTGTCTTTCAAGATACTTAATTTCTGGCTGAGAAGTTAAGTCATATGTACAATTTGATATCTTCTCAGGATAAACGTTGAATTTGAAAGTGGCGGAGAGCAATTTCAGTGCATAGGGCAGCTTGTCACAGTCAAAGGATTCACCTCTATTATGCCATGGCTGGCTGTTAGTGAGAAGAATCTTCCTGATTTTGCTGAAGGAGAGAAAATAGAGATTTCTAAAGTTGATCTAGATGAGGTATCACATAATCTGTCAAATTGAACTTCTCATTTGTTGTTCAGTTCTGGAGTAAAGTGACAGTCTTTGTACTTCAGTAGTACACTAGTACTAATTGTCCCATTATTGATTGTTTTGGTTCAAGACAACAAAGgcaacaactatgcctcaatcccaGGCTAGTTGGTGTTTGTTATCTGAATTCTCAGTATCCATTCTGCTCCATTTTACCGGCCACTTTATTTTTTCTTCTGCTAGAATTTGACTGAACATGCTGTATTAACTAATAGAAATAATTGACTAAACACGTTGTATTAGCAAACAGAAATAGTCTTAAGTGTTTTTTGCCGAAAGCTTATTTGCGAAGCTTGTCGTCCATAATGAATGCGCCTGTAGGTTCAGTATTTAAATTCAGAATGTACAGTGTGCTATATTTTAAGACGATTACGTGCATATGGCGAGGGGTTTCCCATTTTAGCTTCGTTTTACTTTGGTTGTTTTTGCTTTGAAACTTTTAGGGGAATACTTCACCTCCAGATTACCTCAACGAAAGTGAGCTGATCTCTTTGATGGAGAAACATGGTATTGGAACAGACGCGTCAATCTCTGTGCATATTAACAACATATGCGAACGCAACTATGTCCAGGTTTTGCTATATGCATTGTTTTCCGTTTCTGCCTGCTGTAGAAATTAGGCGTCTGAGTTTGGCCAGTTCAAATTGCAGGTACAAGCTGGGCGAAGATTGGTTCCAACTCCTCTGGGCATCAGCTTGATAAGAGGGTACCAATGCATAGATTCTGATCTCTGTTTGCCTGACATACGAAGTTTCATTGAGCATCAGATCACTTTGGTAGCTAAAGGTCAAGCAGATCATTCCATGGTTGTGCAGCATGTACTAGATCAATTCCGAAGGAAGTTCAGTTATTTTGTTAAGCAGGTATAAGATATTAAGCTATATTCCCTCTGCTGCCATGGAAAATGGTTTTACATGATCTCTCTTAAATGATGGCTGATGCTGCTTTCTTTATTCCCAAACTCGTAACAAGCTGATGTTCACAAATAGCTAATGATGCTTTCTTTCTTCCCTGACTTTGTAACAAGCTGATGTTCACTGATAAACAACTTAATCATACttacaagaaagaaaaaaacttAATCATGAGCTCCCAAGTACCTCTTTTAAAAACTAGTGATGCAAATATCACCTCACAGTTGTGGATATTCCCTGCTGGTTCCTGATGCTGCTTATCCTGAAAGTTACTGGACATGAAGTAATATCACATAGATGCGTAGAAATGAGTGCTTTGGGTataagggaaaaaaaaaaaagggcagcctggtccactaagctcccgctatgtgcggggtccggggaagggctgaaccacaagggtctattgtatgcacccttaccctgcatttctgcaagaggctgtttccacgggttgaacccgtgacctcctgatcaCACGGCAGCACCCTTACCAGTTACACCAAGGTTCCCCTTCACTTTGGGTATAAGAAAGTTCTTCAAAAATTAAGTTAAAGTAACACTTAACAGTCTAAATCAAAATTCTGGATAAATTACTGCTACTGGCACTAGAATCTAGCTTAGAAGAGGGTAAAAAAGTTCTGAAGCATGTTCTGCACTTTATCCCATTTTTCACTCATGTTCAGCCCATAAATTCTTTAATTGCTATTTATCCACTGAGCCTCGAGTCTGGCTATGTGTAGATTGAAAATATGGATGCATTATTTGAAGCACAATTTTCTCCACTCTCTGACTCTGGACGCCTCCTTAGCAAATGTGGCAAATGCTTGCGGTATATGAAATACATATCTACTCAGCCACCTCGACTGTACTGTGGTACATGTGAGGAAGTTTATTACGTACCTCAGAAGGGTACTgttaaggtaaatatttattgtTATAAAGTTACTTCTGACCCTAGTAAAATTAGAAAGGAAAAACTAAGTATTAATTATGCCCTTTTATGGTGAAATTCGAGAAGTTGGCAGTATCTCAATCAGTGAATTTATATCGTATGGTTATCACGCTTATTCATCTCAATAATAGAACTTAACGATTTTACggtttttctttttagttttggTAAGTCGATGAATTAGTTTTCTTGTGtgcatgcatatatatatagagagagatatTCTTGCGATAATAGACTGTCTTGGCCCCAACGCTTATTGCGGAAAGAAAATGCATTGAGTAAATAACTTCAGCTTATTTGACGTGTCGTGCCAAACCCCAGTGAGCTATAACTTTTGTCTGTGTTTCCCTTTGTTCTCGAGAATTACCCTTGTAGCATTCTTTTACAGAAAGAGTTTTCTTTCAATTAGCGCTTATTGTATGGCTTAAAATCAAATTTTACGACTAAATATAAAACTTCTTTTACTTTGTTTCAGCTGTACAAGGAGCTTACTTGCCCTCTGGATAATTTCGAGCTGTTATTATGTATCATGCCAGGTCCAGAAGGCAAGTCATTCCCTCTGTGTCCTTATTGCTACAACTGTCCCCCATTTGAAGGCATCGATACATTTTTTGGTGCTCCTAAAACTGGTGATTCTTCCAAGTTGGGGAAGGGAGTTGGAATGCCTTGCTTCCTCTGTCCACATCCCACATGTCCGCATTCTGTGATTGCGCAAGGCGTTTGTGCTTGCCCAGAATGCAGCGGTACACTTGTTCTTGATCCCGTCAGTGCACCAAAATGGAGGCTTTACTGCAACATGTGCAATTGCCTTGTGTCCTTGCCTGAAGGTGCTCATCGGATTTCTACAACTCAAGATAAGTGTCCTGAATGCGACTCAACTATCATAGAAGTCGATTTCAACAAGAAAACAACTCCCTTAAAAGATGGAGCGACGCTCCACAAGGGATGTATTCTCTGCGACGAGCTGCTGCATTCACTCGTGGAAATGAAACACGGAAGATCATTTTCTAGGCATGGAAGGAGAGGACGAGGTAGAGGAAAAGGAAGGGGAGGTTATCGAGGAAGAGGACGGggcaacaacaaacaacaagatCCTAAAATGAGTTTCCGAGATTTCTAAAGCGATGTTCTATAATCCTAGTAGAATTCTTGTATTATGATTTTGATTTTCCTCATATATTTGTTTTCATTTTGTAGAAGTAGGAACATATGCTGTTTTTCAAAGCATTGTACCAACTCGAATGATGCTTGATTTTGGTCCGGTTTTATTGTTTCTGTGTCAGCTTGAGTGAGCCTTAAATTAATATCAAGCCTCCTTTCTGTTTGTTCAAAATTCTTTAGTGTAACGCGACTGAATTAGAACCATCCATTTCAAGTTTAGGAGATGAGTATACAGGAAATGATAGGCTAAAAATGTCAGAATACATAGTTTACCCATCAAACTTGCATCAAATCCTTGCTACACACTTTTTTTCACGGGTAATCTTTTACACACCCGATTTTTTAAAAGTGCGTCGAAAACACACCTTTTTGATTACGTGTCACTCACTCACATATTTTTCACTCATAAGAGGCGAGCGGACAATTAAAATTCTGTGTCTAAGGCACATTTTGACGGcacttgtccacccttttcatattttcatttttctaaatccttttcttcattttttagaaagaaaaaaaatccacCATTCTTTTCCATCTTTTTCCATTACTGCACCATCGCCTTCTTCTACCACCATACAACTAAATATTTTTGCCAAGATTTAAAGGAggataaaaaaaaaatcagagtTTCATATTCAACGTAGGAATCGCTGAATGATGGTGTCACAGTTGAGCTACCTGGTGGCCAAATGCTAAAGGGAAAGTTCGTGAAGTTCTTCATATGTGTTTCATGAGAATTTGTGGGTTCTAATTGGGTCTGTGGAGTTTCTTCTATTTCAGCCATTGATGGGTTGGGAATTTTGGGTTCTTGGTTCTTTTTTGTTCTTACTGTTGTTATTTTGGTAACCAAACTATATAATCAGTTGGTCAATTTAAAAGAGGGAAGATACAAATACAAGGAATTTTAGGGAAAATATTTAACTTGTAGTGTTGGCAGAAATTCAATGTTATCCTAATAATtcgaaaattaaaattaaaaataaaggtTCATGGTTGCCGGTACAAAATTACTCACTTTGTGTGGTGGGGGAGGGGGCAGCCTTGGTGGTACAGCTTGGGGAAGATGAAGAAGATGGATATAATTGtaaattcaagttttttgaagTCAATAACACATGTCACGTTATTATTGGTGCGTGAATACACTTGAGAGAAAAAAATGGTCTAAGTAATGAAGAGGTGTATTTTATACACTCTTAAAAGGTTGAGTATATAAGAAGTTTCCCGGGTAAGCGCTCCTCCTTATTAGAATTTTTTCCATACTTTTGGTAAAGGACGGAATGATATTATCCATCCTGCCACAACTCTTCTTCTCGGTCAATATCCTACATATGTAGTAAGAATGAAACAATAGATTAAAGTTTATGTTGCTTTTATAGAAAATAGATTTACCCAAAATTTCTTCTAAATAATTAATTACTCAAAGGGGAAAAAAGATATGTAGGAGCATATTAATTTGTTTGTTACCCTGTAACTTACGTGCATCACAATTGCACTTTCAAATTTCCATAGTAATCTAAATAATAATCTTTTTTCAGCTTATTAATAAGCTATTCAAGGTTAACATTACTATTTGAGTCGTAAAGTTTcctaatattttatttgaaaaggAATCAACAGATGAATACAGGGTTAAACTTCATATTAAtttttagtaatttttatattttgcgTGTAAAAACTTTAGAATTGGAAATTAAAATGAAAGACCTTGTATTTCATTGCCTTTTATATAGTCAACACCTTTCTCCACTCAAAACACAGCCTAAAACTTCATTTTTCTTTC
Protein-coding sequences here:
- the LOC104111577 gene encoding DNA topoisomerase 3-beta isoform X2, yielding MFLGSRAHYRVTSVIGHVFSVDFPAAFQDWANTNPSDLFQAPILKKESNPKAHICRHLSQEARGCSHLVLWLDCDREGENICFEVIECTGFHTNDGRRIYRARFSSVTEKDILKAMSSLVEPNRDEALAVDARQEIDLKVGVAFTRFQTSYFNGKYGNLDARVISYGPCQTPTLGFCVDRYLQIAMFKPEKFWMLHPYIMYKGYELKLEWERGRLFDADVAAMFRNRLMEDGTMRVVRVSEKLESKGRPSGLNTVNLLKVASSALGFGPQLTMQLAERLYTQGFVSYPRTESTAYPSSFDFKGTLVALVHNPAFGGYAQKLLTESYNKPRAGTDAGDHPPITPMRSASEDSLGNDAWKLYQYICQHFLGTLSPDCKYRRINVEFESGGEQFQCIGQLVTVKGFTSIMPWLAVSEKNLPDFAEGEKIEISKVDLDEGNTSPPDYLNESELISLMEKHGIGTDASISVHINNICERNYVQVQAGRRLVPTPLGISLIRGYQCIDSDLCLPDIRSFIEHQITLVAKGQADHSMVVQHVLDQFRRKFSYFVKQIENMDALFEAQFSPLSDSGRLLSKCGKCLRYMKYISTQPPRLYCGTCEEVYYVPQKGTVKLYKELTCPLDNFELLLCIMPGPEGKSFPLCPYCYNCPPFEGIDTFFGAPKTGDSSKLGKGVGMPCFLCPHPTCPHSVIAQGVCACPECSGTLVLDPVSAPKWRLYCNMCNCLVSLPEGAHRISTTQDKCPECDSTIIEVDFNKKTTPLKDGATLHKGCILCDELLHSLVEMKHGRSFSRHGRRGRGRGKGRGGYRGRGRGNNKQQDPKMSFRDF
- the LOC104111577 gene encoding DNA topoisomerase 3-beta isoform X1; protein product: MAPKVLMVAEKPSIALSIASVLSGAQISTRRASTEVHEFDGMFLGSRAHYRVTSVIGHVFSVDFPAAFQDWANTNPSDLFQAPILKKESNPKAHICRHLSQEARGCSHLVLWLDCDREGENICFEVIECTGFHTNDGRRIYRARFSSVTEKDILKAMSSLVEPNRDEALAVDARQEIDLKVGVAFTRFQTSYFNGKYGNLDARVISYGPCQTPTLGFCVDRYLQIAMFKPEKFWMLHPYIMYKGYELKLEWERGRLFDADVAAMFRNRLMEDGTMRVVRVSEKLESKGRPSGLNTVNLLKVASSALGFGPQLTMQLAERLYTQGFVSYPRTESTAYPSSFDFKGTLVALVHNPAFGGYAQKLLTESYNKPRAGTDAGDHPPITPMRSASEDSLGNDAWKLYQYICQHFLGTLSPDCKYRRINVEFESGGEQFQCIGQLVTVKGFTSIMPWLAVSEKNLPDFAEGEKIEISKVDLDEGNTSPPDYLNESELISLMEKHGIGTDASISVHINNICERNYVQVQAGRRLVPTPLGISLIRGYQCIDSDLCLPDIRSFIEHQITLVAKGQADHSMVVQHVLDQFRRKFSYFVKQIENMDALFEAQFSPLSDSGRLLSKCGKCLRYMKYISTQPPRLYCGTCEEVYYVPQKGTVKLYKELTCPLDNFELLLCIMPGPEGKSFPLCPYCYNCPPFEGIDTFFGAPKTGDSSKLGKGVGMPCFLCPHPTCPHSVIAQGVCACPECSGTLVLDPVSAPKWRLYCNMCNCLVSLPEGAHRISTTQDKCPECDSTIIEVDFNKKTTPLKDGATLHKGCILCDELLHSLVEMKHGRSFSRHGRRGRGRGKGRGGYRGRGRGNNKQQDPKMSFRDF
- the LOC104111577 gene encoding DNA topoisomerase 3-beta isoform X3, with product MFSDFPAAFQDWANTNPSDLFQAPILKKESNPKAHICRHLSQEARGCSHLVLWLDCDREGENICFEVIECTGFHTNDGRRIYRARFSSVTEKDILKAMSSLVEPNRDEALAVDARQEIDLKVGVAFTRFQTSYFNGKYGNLDARVISYGPCQTPTLGFCVDRYLQIAMFKPEKFWMLHPYIMYKGYELKLEWERGRLFDADVAAMFRNRLMEDGTMRVVRVSEKLESKGRPSGLNTVNLLKVASSALGFGPQLTMQLAERLYTQGFVSYPRTESTAYPSSFDFKGTLVALVHNPAFGGYAQKLLTESYNKPRAGTDAGDHPPITPMRSASEDSLGNDAWKLYQYICQHFLGTLSPDCKYRRINVEFESGGEQFQCIGQLVTVKGFTSIMPWLAVSEKNLPDFAEGEKIEISKVDLDEGNTSPPDYLNESELISLMEKHGIGTDASISVHINNICERNYVQVQAGRRLVPTPLGISLIRGYQCIDSDLCLPDIRSFIEHQITLVAKGQADHSMVVQHVLDQFRRKFSYFVKQIENMDALFEAQFSPLSDSGRLLSKCGKCLRYMKYISTQPPRLYCGTCEEVYYVPQKGTVKLYKELTCPLDNFELLLCIMPGPEGKSFPLCPYCYNCPPFEGIDTFFGAPKTGDSSKLGKGVGMPCFLCPHPTCPHSVIAQGVCACPECSGTLVLDPVSAPKWRLYCNMCNCLVSLPEGAHRISTTQDKCPECDSTIIEVDFNKKTTPLKDGATLHKGCILCDELLHSLVEMKHGRSFSRHGRRGRGRGKGRGGYRGRGRGNNKQQDPKMSFRDF
- the LOC104111577 gene encoding DNA topoisomerase 3-beta isoform X4; amino-acid sequence: MSSLVEPNRDEALAVDARQEIDLKVGVAFTRFQTSYFNGKYGNLDARVISYGPCQTPTLGFCVDRYLQIAMFKPEKFWMLHPYIMYKGYELKLEWERGRLFDADVAAMFRNRLMEDGTMRVVRVSEKLESKGRPSGLNTVNLLKVASSALGFGPQLTMQLAERLYTQGFVSYPRTESTAYPSSFDFKGTLVALVHNPAFGGYAQKLLTESYNKPRAGTDAGDHPPITPMRSASEDSLGNDAWKLYQYICQHFLGTLSPDCKYRRINVEFESGGEQFQCIGQLVTVKGFTSIMPWLAVSEKNLPDFAEGEKIEISKVDLDEGNTSPPDYLNESELISLMEKHGIGTDASISVHINNICERNYVQVQAGRRLVPTPLGISLIRGYQCIDSDLCLPDIRSFIEHQITLVAKGQADHSMVVQHVLDQFRRKFSYFVKQIENMDALFEAQFSPLSDSGRLLSKCGKCLRYMKYISTQPPRLYCGTCEEVYYVPQKGTVKLYKELTCPLDNFELLLCIMPGPEGKSFPLCPYCYNCPPFEGIDTFFGAPKTGDSSKLGKGVGMPCFLCPHPTCPHSVIAQGVCACPECSGTLVLDPVSAPKWRLYCNMCNCLVSLPEGAHRISTTQDKCPECDSTIIEVDFNKKTTPLKDGATLHKGCILCDELLHSLVEMKHGRSFSRHGRRGRGRGKGRGGYRGRGRGNNKQQDPKMSFRDF